One window from the genome of Bacillus rossius redtenbacheri isolate Brsri chromosome 12, Brsri_v3, whole genome shotgun sequence encodes:
- the LOC134537250 gene encoding uncharacterized protein LOC134537250 has product MDGNHSTSVPQLPNINVLFMDCAVSKSNDEDNAPSRSPSSSPCPEHFFFDSKIHDAIAASERDLTRCLSDFHAATTTAVAAARTGAAVAADAYTREAEACHARVLEAQAEFREAVVMSLAGPEELRGAVEVASFGLGVQLAAATAALERQQAALYAAHEHAASQFCKATDAAAARLQAGNAQVADTFSTSICSLLPNGFELMLHPAAGSAVHTASDPERYELEKYKTVMQMMNVAYSIHNKKQNLTSH; this is encoded by the exons ATGGATGGCAACCACTCCACGAGTGTCCCTCAGCTGCCTAACATCAATGTCCTGTTCATGGACTGTGCTGTCAGCAAGTCCAATGATGAGGACAACGCCCCATCCCGCTCACCCAGCAGCAGTCCTTGTCCTGAACACTTCTTCTTTGATTCTAAAATTCATGATGCCA TTGCAGCGTCGGAGAGAGATCTGACCAGGTGCCTGAGTGACTTCCACGCGGCCACGACCACCGCCGTGGCGGCCGCTCGCACGGGCGCGGCCGTCGCCGCGGACGCGTACACGCGGGAGGCGGAGGCGTGCCACGCCCGGGTGCTTGAGGCACAGGCGGAGTTCCGGGAGGCCGTGGTCATGTCGCTGGCGGGCCCGGAGGAGCTGCGCGGCGCGGTGGAGGTGGCCTCCTTCGGGCTGGGCGTGCAGCTGGCCGCCGCGACGGCGGCGCTCGAGCGGCAGCAGGCCGCCCTGTACGCCGCTCACGAGCACGCCGCCTCGCAGTTCTGCAAGGCCACCGACGCAGCCGCCGCGCGCCTCCAGGCGGGCAACGCACAGGTGGCCGATACCTTCTCCACGAGCATCTGCTCTCTCCT ACCAAATGGTTTCGAACTGATGCTTCATCCAGCGGCGGGCAGTGCCGTCCACACAGCGAGCGATCCCGAGCGCTACGAACTGGAGAAGTACAAGACGGTGATGCAGATGATGAACGTGGCCTACTCCATCCACAACAAGAAACAGAACCTTACCTCGCATTAG